TTCCCCTCAAACTTCACTGTCAGCTTCTAAGACTGGGAATTTTAATATCCGAGATAGAGCTAAATGAAGTAATAAGATAGACTGATATATCAGGAAATGTGATCTTTCGGCAGTACTGAACTCAGTGCTAAATAGCGTCAGAACCAAAAACATTGGGAGATTTAACTAGCGAAGCACTAACTGAAGTGACACAAAGAGGTTTGAATCAAGTCAAATGTCTGGTTTCTATCATTCttgtctctcctgtgtaaagtGCAGATTCTCATTGACAGGGAACAGACATTATCTTGTTACAGTGTACATTCTGTCAGGCTGCATAACCAACCACTTGCTGTTGTATGTCATTTCCAGTAACATCTTaatatcataaaataaaatgtgtgttttgctgaataaaaaagtacaaacatTGAAGGATAGGGATCTTGCcactcttttattttaatgttcagGTCTTGACTTTGATCTTCAGCACACTGCTGTTAAGGCACACTGTGGTATATGGGTAATTTAGAAACTATATTCATAAATACCTCTTTCATCAGAgcaaactgaaaactgacaTTTATAGTCCTGTGTAAAATGTACACCTTGGCAATGGCACATATATCAAAAAATTCAGTAACAGCATAGGTCTGAAAAAGTCTGTTCACACTTAATAAATATGTAACAACCCTCATATGAGATTCATGTACCTTGCAGTCTCATACTCTAGAAAaaatcttttcttcttcctgctagGTTTGTAGTCAGGGTCACAATCCAGCGGGTTCTCTCCGTCACTGCTTGAAGAGAAGCTCGAGTAAAGAACATTTACATCAAAGGATGAATCTGCATCCTCCCCTGCCTCCATCCTGTAGTCCTCACTATCATCACCATTGCTGTCttggaccacagcctccacatgTCCAGTTGAGGAGATGCTCCCTCCAAAGCACTCCTGCCTGCTCAGCCTGACAAGACTCACATACGGCTGTAGCAGCTTGGACTGCAGGAGCATGGCCTGACTAGTCAGCGACAACCTTAGCTCTGCTCTTTGGGCTCTGCTGGTCTCAgggctgacagagagagaatttGAGTTTGAGGAAGTGGAGACGACTGGGAAGTGTGTCGTGATATTGTGTCTTTCGGGATGAGAATTGATGGAGTTTTGAAGGACAACTTGTTGAGATGATTCAGTGTTTAAAGGGATCTGGTTAGCAGGACGTGTTGTGTTTAGAGTCCCTGATTGAGAAGTAGAGGTCATAGAGTCTTGTGTCGGAGTAACAGAGGTATTCAATTCTTGATGCAGGAGTGGAAAACTGTTTGGACAGGTGGTTTGGGCTAAAGCGCTTCGACTGACTCTGTCCCCAGCCTGTAGAGCTGCATAGATGTTAGAAGGACAAGCCAGTCTGCACTTCCTCAAAGGTCGAGAAGAATGCTGTCTAGTAAATTGCCAACAGTAGGTAGAAGTGGATACATCCCCAGTTACAGAGGCTGATTGTACTTCATGTGTTGTGTATTCAGGAGTTTTTCGTTCCAAGGCTTTTGGTTGGTTCAATAAggagtatttcagtgttttgcgATGCATGGCATCATCCCCTGAGGTTAGCTTTCGATTCGGCGGTGCTTTGTGGCATTTAAAGTGAGGGGAGAATCCTCTGATTGTGGCAATGTCTATCAATCGAACTACTGGTGACAACAGCCCAAGCTGCAGAGCATCACTTGTATGTCGAGGTTCAGTCCCAGATGTTACAGTCGATCCAGAGGTCtgattattttcaggatttgcTTGTTCAGATGCCATGATGGACGTCTGTGAAGGTGGATGTTGTTGGTCAGGGGCTAATGGGATGAGGCCAGAAGGAGTGAGATCCCCTGATGAAGAGCCGGATGAGGATGACAGGAACAGTGCAGGAGATGAAGACACATTGGTCTGAAGCTGCAACTCTTGGGAGCACTCGTTTGGACACGCTTGCAGGATGCTCTTCACCCATCGCTGGTGTTTGGAGCAGAACTGAGGAAAGGAGGTGGCTTTCTGAGCACCTTCAACACCTTTCTGTCCGGTTTCCACCTTTTCTTCATTATTGCTCTCTTCATCCATCCTTTTGACAACCTCACAGTTTTCCTCTGTTTGTTGACATCTCCTTAAATCTGAGCCATTGTCATTCTCCAACAGAAAACAGCTGTCCTTAGACACACCTTGGTCAGTCTCATGCAGGTGTCTTCCATGCAGAGCAGACTTTATGAATTGTGAGCTCTCCATTTCATTCTTTCCATTTTCTGATGACTCAGAATCCATCTCTGAACAACAGGAAGCAACATCTAATGGAAATAAAAGGAGAGCATGTGTATACAAAGGTGTGTACTTATGCTcaaagattaaagaaaaaaaaaagtaaacttgtttGCTGCAAATATTAAAgttattataaaatatatatactgtaagcACGTAAGCTAAAGATAGCTTGCAGGCTCTGAAGCCGTGGAGGAGAGCATTGAAGAGAAGCTTATTTCTAACACATGCAGTGATTTCATATGGCTTCCAGCAAAAACCCTTGGTCACAATGAAAACTAAACAGattttaaactaaaaactaGCTGAGCTCCTAGAAACAAAATAGAtacagctcagctcacagccccTTCAGACCTCTGTTGGTGACGAAGGTCCTGGAaggatgattataatgatgaacAGTGAAAGGTCATTTTATACTCGGTTTGTGAAGTTAACATCCTGACATTCATTTGTTTCAGTGCAGCGAGGTGTTTCATTTATGTAACTATTTATTAGATACATTTCTGGAATCGTAATAAAGGTGGGAAAAACACAGAAGCACAGACTTTCAACTGACAAGATGTCAGTGTCAACATTTCTCCACTTTTGATCCGGACTTCCACTTTAGAGGGCGTACCAAAAGAAAACTTGCCAAAGTGATGTCATTtgagtgatgtttgttttggggCTGAACACTTCCAGTTTGAGAATCACAATGAAGGCTAGCAACTGGATCCTTTGTTTAAAATACGGCCTATCAGTGGTTCTGACTGTGTTTGTACTATTTTAATCCAACATTGGAAGTTACTAAACAAGAAAATGCTGACTGAAGAAAATGTCATGTCTTTTTCTTATCATGTATAATGCCTTTGATCCGTTTCCATGGTAATATATATTGTATCATTGTGTGTCGAACAACCTTTATAAGATCTATCTTCCATGTGCATCCAGTTCATACTAAtttgctcttttaaaaaaaaaaatgtagagcaCTTTAAGTTTAACTAACTTGTTAATGTAATAGGTTAACTAGCTTCATTCTTTTATTGTATACCCTctgttaaaggttttttttttattacaaggAAAAAAGATGTCGTCTGGTTCTGGATACATACATGAAGTGAATATGACACACAGTACATTCTTCATGTTATGTGTTATTTGGTGGTGTTTCTTACCACAATGCAGCAGTTTCTTCAGAGTTGTCGCTATGGTCAGCGGGGCAGAAGTCACAACTTCCACcagcagcttctcctcctcagtCACAGGACTGTTTTTCATTAGTATCTATGTTCAAAGGTTCAGAAATGAATACAAATCCAATCAATGACCAATTTCTGTcatgatatcataacagaggcAATGTAAGGAAGTTCAACTATCACAGAACACGGCactcaacacccacaggcttaAAACAGGTACTcaactgtttgttttgaaatctAGCTTTGGACAACAGCAATCAGAAAAGAGTGCATTCATTTCTTACATGATTGAGATGATTAGGATTATTATGGTCCCAAGACACCTTATTACATAGCTAATGCCATTATGGATTTGAGCTTCCAATGGCCTAAATGATGGAAACACATCTTTACTCTTGTTTCACCATAATCACAGTACAGCCATTTTTCTCTAATTCCGGGTTTGACaaggagttgttttttttacatatcggATAACccttacatttttttgcaaaccTTTAAtccagcacaacaacaacattattacATTTGAGCTTGCCACTCAGAGGTTGATGTTCAGAAAAAAGAGGATGGTGGTTTAGATGAAAAGACCATCACATCCTCAGTACTTTCAGTGGTTCTCCAAAATACAAGACATGCCTTAACACAGCAAAgtgttcattcatttttcattaaacacacaccTTATCCACGTAGGTATCTCCTGGCAGCATCGTCTCCAGGCTGTGCAGATAGTGCAGCAGCCTGTCCTCTACCTTTTGAGCATAATGCTCACCGTACTGCTCCTCCATCTGATTCTGAAAGACAGAAAGCACTTAACATGACACCTTGAAACAACCCTGAGTTAAATCTCTTTTAAGTTGCAAACagatattgtttttatcatattaaAGATTACAAATGTGCAAAGGATTGCAGGTTTCAATGTGATGAAGAATCATAAACTAGATTGCACAAATCCTGTGCAAACACAACTTGTTTATTTAACTGAACAggataaatattttttggtccacaatgttgtttttgtctgtttaccGTTTTGTTCAGTGGACTTTTATACCCGTGTGCCAGAGGGTCCAGGGAACCGTTTATTCACTCTTAACAGCCCAGTATGTTTATTCTGGTACATTTTCCTACACTGCCATGATTTATGCTTAAAATGATGACATATAGCGCACCCTGCTGGACAGAAAATGACCCACACCCTGGGCCTGAGAGGGAGAGCAATGCAGTGTACTCACTCAACACACAAAAGGTTCAGGAGAAGATAAGGAAGAGTCACATCTTTTGACCGTTGACTGATGAAAACTGGGAGCTTGTGCAGTCACTCTGAACGTAAACATTTTCTTGCACCTTTTTTTCTACCCTTCACTTCAGGCCGACTGTTAGGAAACACCATGGTGAAATACACTTACCTCCACATAATCTTTGAGTTTGTCCTTGTCCATTGCTAGCGCTTGTGCGAAATGCTTGAATTCCAGATGGTTCTTCTTCATTAGGAACATTTGGTGTTGGTTCTGTTAAACAACAATGGACACATTAACTACTGGTATGAGTTTCATACTAACAGAGGTTAGTCATAGCAAAGTGTTGCAGTAGAAAACTGTACTGATTAAGATTCAGACGGGCATTGAAACATTTTGTGCAAAATTCACTCCATTTAGAAAAGTGTTTGGCTGCACTTGAAACACAGTACAAATTTAAACCATTAAAACATGAGCGTAGAGTTAGTTCAGGCAGGTCACAGAGTCACGCTCTGCTATCATACCAGTGTTTTAACAACAGCTGACCTCGTGCAATAACTCGTCAGATGATTTGCTTCTAGGCTTCCTTTTGGCTAATTGAACTCATGCCGCCTTTTTTAAGCTGCTCTAGCCCGCCTACTTTTTGCTGCGCCCTCTGCAGGCATTTAAAAGAGCAGCAAAGTGGTCCTGACTGAATTTATCATCACCTAAGTTGATATGATATCAAGTCTGGTGTCATGTTTTTGTCCATCTGATGACTTCAGGTGAAATATTAACTAATTTTAGCTGTTTTTAGTGTCGACCTACTGCTGAGGAAAGTATTTGGCTCTTTGTAAACTAAATCTTCACTATATTAACCAGAGAGCTGCTGATGGATGTGAAAGCTGCCAGAAGCTTATAACATGTCTCTGCTTTGTCTACAGGTTTTCAGATTCCCCTAAAGAGCCCAAATGACTcaataatgaatgaattaaaggaAAAATTCAAGATATTTGTTTACTCTAATATTTTGGTGTAAGTAAACAGTTGGGTTTCAAGGAATCGTATCATGGAAATATGGTTATTTTAGTTTTCCCTGCATTCATCCCTTCTGCATAGTGAGGTGAAAAACGTCCTGATTCCAGCTCTGTTCTCAGCATGCGGACAAGTGCAtcaggttgtttgttttttcctaaaactgctgctgttgttgtggtttgttgGTGTAATGAGAGTGATCCACAAACATGAAGTTGCAAAAAGGAAACCAAAAACTATCGGCTGGAAGATCCTGAAATGCTCCGTAGAGTTGAGGGAATGAGTCATTAGTAGTAATGTTAATGAATACAACACAAGACTAAAATCTGCAAGACAAAGTCAAACTGCTTCAAAGACTTTTCTAAATCTGCACAAATCTAAAGATACTATAAGTATCAGAACAGAGAGGTTAtgattctgtgttttaaaggttaaaacacAGTAAGCCAAACCATATagtaatattatattatataatctgttgtttattttgagtttATATTAGGTCCCTGTAACATCCGACATCATAGAATGACTTTTTATGAAATTTTAGCAAaggaatgtcttttttttcttacatttgtaAAACAACGCTTTTCaactgaagtattttttttaatcttaacatAGTTTTTGAGACCTGATATAGTTATGAACCATAGCATtaggaagaaaatgttttacacCTCTACAGAACAGATATGGTGCTTCAAAACTTACACATTGGTTTTGGTACTGAGGTAGTTTCCCCGGGAAGAActggttgattttaaacacTGTGTCAACCGTTCCTCGGCCCTCCCTCAGCATCTGTATAATGACCTGGAATAAGAGACAATCACcaaagagggggggaggaacAGAAATCAGGAAACTGTATGGATATACCATTCTAAAAAGTAACACTGATTTCTTCTGATTGTCAAATCAATGGATGCTCAAACTACAGTCATTCACATACCATGGTTTTAAGGCCGAACATGATCTTCATGTGTTTGATGGGAGCCACC
This genomic interval from Labrus mixtus chromosome 4, fLabMix1.1, whole genome shotgun sequence contains the following:
- the LOC132973150 gene encoding uncharacterized protein LOC132973150, coding for MDGDQLQPDNRCLQSFPKLPLWIIEHVWAHKLIDLQEVVTSSKWPEINSQPLSLEDSWRLRVGSAQVYFMVKNRDTEQFERALEFLEATFSLLPGLVAPIKHMKIMFGLKTMVIIQMLREGRGTVDTVFKINQFFPGKLPQYQNQCNQHQMFLMKKNHLEFKHFAQALAMDKDKLKDYVENQMEEQYGEHYAQKVEDRLLHYLHSLETMLPGDTYVDKILMKNSPVTEEEKLLVEVVTSAPLTIATTLKKLLHCDVASCCSEMDSESSENGKNEMESSQFIKSALHGRHLHETDQGVSKDSCFLLENDNGSDLRRCQQTEENCEVVKRMDEESNNEEKVETGQKGVEGAQKATSFPQFCSKHQRWVKSILQACPNECSQELQLQTNVSSSPALFLSSSSGSSSGDLTPSGLIPLAPDQQHPPSQTSIMASEQANPENNQTSGSTVTSGTEPRHTSDALQLGLLSPVVRLIDIATIRGFSPHFKCHKAPPNRKLTSGDDAMHRKTLKYSLLNQPKALERKTPEYTTHEVQSASVTGDVSTSTYCWQFTRQHSSRPLRKCRLACPSNIYAALQAGDRVSRSALAQTTCPNSFPLLHQELNTSVTPTQDSMTSTSQSGTLNTTRPANQIPLNTESSQQVVLQNSINSHPERHNITTHFPVVSTSSNSNSLSVSPETSRAQRAELRLSLTSQAMLLQSKLLQPYVSLVRLSRQECFGGSISSTGHVEAVVQDSNGDDSEDYRMEAGEDADSSFDVNVLYSSFSSSSDGENPLDCDPDYKPSRKKKRFFLEYETARYMNLI